Proteins encoded together in one Cervus canadensis isolate Bull #8, Minnesota chromosome 7, ASM1932006v1, whole genome shotgun sequence window:
- the LOC122444765 gene encoding LOW QUALITY PROTEIN: uncharacterized protein LOC122444765 (The sequence of the model RefSeq protein was modified relative to this genomic sequence to represent the inferred CDS: inserted 1 base in 1 codon; deleted 1 base in 1 codon; substituted 2 bases at 2 genomic stop codons) yields MRGGPALGTRGRTRGDRGGQDSGDPELPSSTVQALPVRLGPANQDGERTYQYWPFSTSDLYNWKTQNPPFSEKPQGLIDLLDSILFTHNPTWDDCQRLLQVLFTTEERERILAEARKRVPGVDGRPTAQPHLMDEGFPLLRPNWDFERVEGRERLRVYRQTLMAGLRAAARKPTNLAKVNLVRQESTESPSAFLERLMEAFRQYTPMDPQAEESSAAVLLAFVNQAAPDIRRKLQKIEGFGEETIQDLLKAAEKVFNNRETPEEREERIRREERELAEKIRKEDREHRAKENRKNQRELAHILFVGMKAGTELREPRDPQTGEKERPKRQALKKDQCAYCKEWGHWKNKCPKRDPKGTRVLYVGEDSDXGSQDSAPLPESWVTIHVEGKPIGFMVDTGAXHSVLNQKLGPMSKKTSLVQGAMGTKRYCWTTERKVNLGTHQVSHSFLVIPECPAPLLGRDLLTKVNAQIHFDPGGMSVTDGLGQLIHVLSLALRDEYRVFAPTPSEVIAPDVQPWVHKYPLAWAETAGMGLAKQRHLVVIELKAKAIPVRVRQYPMSQEARRGITPHIRWLMNARMLKRCQSPWNTPLLPVKKPGGTDYRPVQDLREVNKWVSDMHPTVPNPYTLLSSLLPEYTWYTVLDLKDAFFSLPLAAQSQEIFAFEWTEGEGQPVVQLTWTHLPQGFKNSPTLFNEALSEDLYEYRTHHPEVILLQYVGDLMLAGTTEEACSRATEDLLQTLVHLGYRASAKKAQIARQEVTYLGYKIRQGQRWLTQAMKETILQIPEPKTPCQVREFLGTVGYCRLWIMGFAEKAQPLYEGSKEIPNWTWTEPMKQAFQTLRRALLEAPALALPNPNKPFQLFVDEKQGIGKGVLTQQWGPWKRPVAYLSKRLDPVAAGWPPCLRIIAATALLVQDADKLTYGQQLLVYTPHAIEGVLKQPPGKWISNARLTHYQALLLDAPWVRFQTPCFLNPAMLLPNPEKDRPLHDCSEILAEALVARKDLTDVPLNNSELVWFTDGSSYVKDGQRKAGAAIVDDSGQTIWAETLPPNTSAKKAELIALIQALEQAKGKRVTIFTDSXYAFSTAHIQGPIYQERGFRTAEGKEVKNLPEIRRLLEAVQLPRAVAIVHVPGHQKGEDLKAWGNRATDAAAREAASRDYTVPILAVGLPPPGIPSQGGWKPSPLRERQQ; encoded by the exons ATGAGGGGGGGGCCAGCATTGGGGACCCGGGGGAGAACTAGGGGTGATAGGGGTGGACAAGActctggggacccagagttaccttcatctactgttcAGGCACTCCCTGTCCGATTGGGACCAGCTAACCAggacggagagcgaacctatcagtactggcccttttccacgagtgacctgtataattggaaaacccagaaccctcctttctcagagaaaccccaaggcctcattgacctcttagactccattttgttcactcacaaCCCCACCTGGGACGATTGTCAGcggctgttgcaggtgctcttcaccacagaagaacgggagcgaattctggcagaggcacggaaacgggtcccgggggtcgacgggagacctacagcccagcctcatctcatggacgaggggtttcctctgttgcggcctaactgggattttgagcgagtggaaggtagggagcgtctccgagtgtaccgccagactctaatggctggcctgcgggccgcagctagaaagccgacaaatttggcgaaggtaaatttagtaaggcaagagtccactgagagcccgtcagccttcctagagaggctgatggaagcttttaggcaatatacacctatggacccccaggctgaggagtcaagcgctgcagttctgttagcgtttgtaaatcaggcagccccagatattaggaggaaattacaaaagatagagggattTGGAGAAGAGACAATACAAgatttactgaaagcagctgaaaaggtatttaataatagagagaccccagaagaaagggaagagcgaattcgacgggaggaaagggaattagctgagaagatcaggaaggaagatagggaacatagggcgaaggaaaaccggaagaaccagagggagctagcccaTATTCTTTTTGTGGGAAtgaaggccggaacagaattgagggagcctCGAGACCCCCagacaggagaaaaagagagaccaaaaaggcaggccctaaagaaagatcagtgtgcTTACTGCAAAGAatgggggcactggaaaaacaagtgccctaagagggacccgaag ggaactcgagttctatatgtgggggaagacagtgactaggggagtcaagactcagcacccctccccgagtcctgggtaaccatacatgtggaggggaaacccattggcttcatggtagatactggcg aacactctgttttaaatcaaaaactgggaccaatgtctaagaaaaccagcttagtgcaaggagccatggggacaaaaagatattgttggactACAGAACGaaaagtaaatctggggacccaccaggtgtcccattcaTTTTtagtgataccagaatgcccagcccctctacttggaagagacctgttgactaaagttaatgctcagatccattttgaccctgggggaatgtcagtcacggatggacttggacagctgATACATGTCTTATCcctagctttaagagatgaatacagagtTTTTGCACCTACGCCCTCAGAGGTCATAGCACCAgatgtacaaccgtgggtccataaatacccattggcctgggcagaaacagcaggaatgggactggccAAACAGAGACATCTGGTcgtcatcgagctaaaggccAAGGCAattcctgtgagggtgagacagtaccctatgagccaggaagctcggcgggggatcactccccacattcgatggCTCATGAATGCCAGAATGctcaagcggtgccaatccccttggaacacccccttactgccagtgaagaagccagggggcacagattacagacctgtccaagacctgcgagaagtcaacaaaTGGGTGAGTGACATGCACCCTACTGTCCCTAACCcatataccctcctgagcagtttactgcctgagtacacttggtacaccgtgttggacttgaaagatgcttttttcagcctacccctggcggcccagagccaggagatatttgcctttgagtggactgagggggaaggccaaccggtagtacaattaacttggacacacctcccacaggggttcaagaactcccctaccttgtttaatgaggctctgagtgaggacctctacgaaTATCGGACTcaccacccagaggtcatcctgctgcaatatgtaggtgaccttatgttggctggaaccacagaggaggcatgcagccgtgccactGAGGACCTCTTACAGACCCTAGTGCACCTTGGA TATCGCGCTAGCGCAAAGAAGGCTCAAatagcccggcaagaggtcacctatttggggtataagatcaggcaggggcaaaggtggttaacccaggccatgaaggaaacgatattgcagataccagagcccaagaccccctgccaggtgagagagtttttggggactgttggatattgcagactgtggatcatggggtttgctgagaaggcccagcccttgtatgagggaagtaaagagatcCCAAattggacttggactgagccaatgaaacaggctttccagacactcagacgggccctgctagaagccccagcccttgccctgcctaacccaaataagccattccagctgtttgtagatgaaaagcaaggaataggaaagggggtcttgacgcaacaatggggaccatggaagcggccggtGGCATACCTTTCGAAGCGATTAGACCCTGTGGCagctgggtggcccccttgccttcgcatcattgcagccactgccctcctcgtCCAAGACGCTGACAAGTTGACATATGGACAGCAACTCTtggtttacaccccccacgccatagaaggggttttaaagcagccgccgggtaagtggatctccaatgcccgcttgacacattaccaggccttgctgcttgatgccccatgggtgcgttttcagaccccttgcttcctgaatccagccaTGCTCCTACCTAACCCAGAGAAAGAccgccctctccatgattgcagtgagatactggctgaggccctggtggcacgaaaagacttaactgatgtaccgctaaacaacagtgagctagtatggttcaccgatgggagcagctatgtaaaagatggacaaaggaaggcaggagccgccatagttgatgattcaggacagacgatatgggctgagacacttcccccaaacacttCTGCAAAAAAAGCAGAgttgattgccctaatacaggctctggagcaagccaaagggaagagagtcaccatttttactgacagctgatatgctttcagcactgcccatattcaaggtccaatataccaagaaaggggatttcGGACAGCTGAGGGAAAAGAGGTCAAAAATTTGCCCGAGATTCGCAGGCTCCTGGAAGCTGTCCAACTGCCCCGGGCAGTAGCAATAGTACATGTCCCTGGTCACCAGAAAGGAGAAGACCTTAAGGCGTGGGGCAATCGTGCCACTGATGCGGCTGCTCGGGAAGCAGCCAGCCGGGACTACACCGTccccatattagccgtgggacttccacctcctggc ataccttctcaggGTGGGTGGAAGCCTTCCCcgctaagggagagacagcaatag